A genomic window from Bdellovibrio sp. SKB1291214 includes:
- a CDS encoding VOC family protein — MSLVFSSITINTGQLQNMLVFYSRIGFKFQMVKVDKGSEVYRAVHDGVEFSLYSVPNALKSKVPSVQLGFQITELEKTVQDLAKIPGTLLILDPTDLPEGMKAIILDPDGHSVELCQK; from the coding sequence ATGAGTTTGGTATTCTCTTCTATCACAATTAACACTGGCCAGCTACAGAACATGCTGGTTTTTTACAGCCGAATTGGCTTTAAATTCCAGATGGTAAAAGTGGACAAGGGGAGTGAAGTATATCGCGCTGTGCACGATGGCGTCGAGTTTTCCCTATACTCTGTGCCGAATGCATTAAAATCTAAGGTTCCCAGTGTTCAGTTGGGATTTCAAATTACAGAGCTGGAAAAAACTGTCCAGGATTTGGCAAAAATCCCAGGGACACTGCTCATTTTAGATCCAACGGACCTACCAGAAGGAATGAAAGCCATTATTTTGGATCCCGATGGTCACTCGGTTGAACTTTGTCAGAAATAA
- the pepN gene encoding aminopeptidase N → MKQEKIYLKDYIAPAFAVESVNLDFILNEDFCRVIAKSKFKTLKAGVPLHLNGEELKLVSVKINDKALTAADYQLTDEEMIIANVPSEFTLEIETQLEPQNNTSLEGLYKSNGIFCTQCEAQGFRKITWFMDRPDVMTSYTVTIEADKAKYPVLLSNGDRIKVEDIGNGRHKAYWRDPHKKPCYLFALVAGDLGVIRDTFTTSGGRKVNLEVYAAHGKQERCWHAMESLQKSMKWDEEVFGREYDLNEYMIVAIDDFNAGAMENKGLNIFNSRLVLADSNSATDADFHAIESVVAHEYFHNWTGNRVTLRDWFQLSLKEGLTVFRDQEFSADMTDRGVQRIEDVDSLRAGQFAEDAGPNAHPVRPESCMAVDNFFTMTIYEKGSELIRMMQTIVGRKGFRKGMDEYFRRHDGQAVTTEDFAAAISEPNGKDFTQFKRWYNQSGTPVVAIQERFDDKAGEYHLTLEQSCPPTPNQPKKDPFHIPLMMGLLDKSGKELNLNCEKIEKNSDGQNVIELKAQKETYVFKGLKERPVLSILREFSAPVNLNWEASEEDLYFLMEKDTDSFNRREMAQKLALRVMSDLIKQHGQGKELKVDQRFLKAMTTVMSDQNMDAAFKAKMLQLPSLAILAQMEPVLQPVAFDKARQTIRKEIARGNKEALLATYHKYHNVEPKSRDTKIFGQRLLKNQALHYLAELNDPAIFDIVNKQYWEAQNMTDRMTALMILADSESTHREKVLADFHDNWKNDSVVINKWFTVQALAHRPHILDEIKALTKNPTFNINNPNNVYSLLRAFTTNIVSFNNEKSYEFIADKIIEIDPKNPQVAARLCSAFNFVGKLEPQLKELAMKQIKRMVDVPGLSKNSRELLQSALQ, encoded by the coding sequence ATGAAACAAGAGAAAATTTATCTTAAGGACTATATAGCGCCCGCTTTTGCGGTTGAGTCCGTGAACCTCGACTTCATTTTAAACGAGGACTTTTGTCGAGTTATCGCTAAATCCAAATTCAAAACACTGAAAGCAGGTGTTCCCCTTCACTTGAACGGCGAAGAGTTGAAACTTGTCAGTGTGAAAATCAACGACAAGGCTCTAACCGCGGCTGATTACCAACTCACTGACGAAGAAATGATCATCGCGAACGTGCCCTCTGAGTTCACTTTAGAAATCGAAACTCAATTGGAGCCGCAAAACAACACATCCCTTGAAGGATTGTATAAATCAAACGGCATCTTCTGTACTCAGTGCGAGGCCCAAGGATTCCGCAAAATCACTTGGTTCATGGATCGTCCGGATGTGATGACTTCGTACACAGTGACTATCGAAGCTGATAAAGCAAAATACCCGGTTCTGCTTTCGAACGGTGATCGCATCAAAGTTGAGGACATCGGCAATGGCCGTCACAAAGCTTACTGGCGCGACCCACACAAAAAACCTTGCTACCTGTTCGCACTGGTAGCTGGTGACTTGGGTGTTATCCGCGACACTTTCACAACTTCCGGCGGTCGCAAAGTAAATTTGGAAGTGTATGCAGCCCATGGCAAACAAGAGCGCTGCTGGCACGCCATGGAGTCTTTGCAAAAATCCATGAAATGGGACGAAGAAGTTTTTGGTCGTGAATATGACTTAAACGAATACATGATCGTTGCCATCGATGATTTCAATGCGGGCGCGATGGAAAATAAAGGTTTGAATATCTTTAACTCTCGCTTGGTCCTTGCTGACTCTAACTCTGCAACAGACGCAGACTTCCACGCGATTGAATCCGTGGTCGCACACGAATACTTCCATAACTGGACAGGGAATCGCGTGACGTTGCGTGATTGGTTCCAACTTTCTTTGAAAGAGGGTCTGACGGTATTCCGTGACCAAGAATTCTCTGCTGATATGACGGATCGTGGTGTTCAACGCATCGAAGACGTTGATTCATTACGCGCAGGTCAATTTGCCGAGGACGCGGGTCCCAACGCTCACCCGGTTCGTCCTGAGTCCTGCATGGCAGTTGATAACTTCTTCACGATGACGATCTATGAAAAAGGATCCGAGTTGATTCGTATGATGCAAACGATTGTGGGACGCAAAGGTTTCCGCAAAGGTATGGATGAATACTTCAGACGTCATGACGGCCAAGCGGTGACAACGGAAGACTTCGCAGCGGCGATCTCGGAACCAAATGGCAAGGACTTCACGCAATTCAAACGTTGGTACAACCAATCTGGTACACCTGTGGTGGCAATCCAAGAGCGTTTCGATGACAAGGCTGGCGAATACCACCTGACTCTGGAACAATCGTGCCCACCGACGCCGAACCAACCCAAAAAAGATCCATTCCACATTCCATTAATGATGGGACTGCTAGATAAATCTGGAAAAGAACTGAATTTAAATTGCGAGAAAATTGAAAAGAACTCTGACGGTCAAAATGTGATCGAACTTAAAGCTCAAAAAGAAACTTACGTATTCAAAGGATTGAAAGAGCGCCCTGTTCTGTCGATCTTGCGTGAATTCTCAGCCCCAGTGAATTTGAATTGGGAAGCTTCTGAAGAAGACTTGTACTTCTTAATGGAGAAAGACACAGACTCTTTCAATCGTCGTGAAATGGCTCAAAAACTTGCATTGCGTGTGATGTCTGACTTGATCAAGCAACATGGTCAAGGCAAAGAGTTGAAAGTCGACCAACGTTTCTTGAAAGCTATGACCACGGTGATGAGCGATCAAAACATGGACGCCGCTTTCAAAGCGAAAATGTTGCAACTGCCAAGTCTTGCGATCTTGGCGCAAATGGAGCCCGTGTTGCAACCGGTGGCATTTGATAAAGCTCGTCAAACGATCCGCAAAGAGATTGCTCGAGGCAACAAAGAAGCTTTGCTTGCAACCTATCACAAGTATCACAACGTAGAGCCTAAGAGCCGTGATACGAAAATCTTTGGTCAACGCTTGTTGAAAAACCAAGCTTTGCATTATTTGGCAGAGTTGAATGATCCTGCGATCTTTGACATCGTGAACAAGCAATACTGGGAAGCTCAAAACATGACAGACCGTATGACGGCGTTGATGATTTTAGCTGATTCTGAAAGCACTCATCGTGAAAAGGTTCTGGCAGACTTCCACGATAATTGGAAAAACGATTCTGTGGTGATCAATAAATGGTTCACGGTTCAAGCCCTTGCTCACCGTCCGCATATTTTGGACGAGATCAAAGCATTGACGAAAAACCCAACCTTTAACATCAACAATCCGAATAATGTGTATTCCTTGCTTCGTGCGTTTACGACAAACATCGTAAGCTTCAACAATGAAAAATCTTACGAATTCATCGCAGATAAGATCATTGAGATCGATCCAAAGAATCCGCAAGTGGCGGCACGTTTGTGCTCGGCTTTCAACTTCGTTGGTAAACTGGAACCACAATTGAAAGAGCTCGCAATGAAACAGATCAAGCGCATGGTAGACGTACCGGGACTCTCCAAAAACTCCCGCGAACTCCTCCAATCCGCCCTCCAATAG
- a CDS encoding FUSC family protein, with product MAVPSSSQSSFWAPLLNFDRSRLDLWVASRGAIAIGMSMLIGVWLNSNTIGMIITLGALNACFSDNSDAYAFRAKRMARAAIVTVLLVFLASISAGNFAVSLVLVVLLAFASGYLIVLDTVLADLGVVAITTFVVFGAHPMEPAQAFHLSLFALLGAGIQALLALMLWPLRRYRPERRALAKFFVDLSGLCDLQFKPEEVPGGSAQSTHTQINLGAISQDSRPEGRRYRSLLTQGERLRLGILSLGRLKNRIERENPGNPSIDIIADFLAMEKILLQKVSIIIAQEDQVQQARDYLKALDSDTAKVRDNDYSNQSVFMKAVLSDALRQMESIVGQSRAVIELAARTTEAGMIESHRSENARPWRFRFRGVWATLRANFTFQSPGFRHALRLSICIAIGELISHQIALDRSYWVPMTVAIVLKSDYASTFNRGLLRIGGTILGLLLATALFHVMPEGHFWAIALMVIFAFLMRWVGQGNYGIFAVSVSALVVILVAMTGVPPKDVIWARGVNTCLGGALAMFAYLLWPTWEKTQLSDVVARMLDTYRRSFHAIATLSYGGPAVSPYERDHLRQQSRVARANYLASQERYLRERGSTSVDREFLAGVTVSGNRFAHALVALESASPFALDTEQQKIFKSYADKVEVTLENLSRALHGADVPNNEFPDLRAAFVELEKMRGEHDRYSLFFDETDRMTNSLNTLCEFILKRLQQNRLENK from the coding sequence ATGGCAGTTCCTTCGTCATCACAATCCTCTTTTTGGGCTCCACTTTTAAATTTTGACCGTTCACGATTAGACCTCTGGGTCGCGTCGCGTGGCGCCATTGCCATTGGCATGTCGATGTTGATCGGAGTGTGGCTTAACTCCAACACCATCGGCATGATTATCACCCTGGGTGCCTTGAACGCCTGCTTTTCTGATAACTCCGACGCTTATGCATTTCGTGCAAAACGCATGGCAAGGGCTGCGATCGTCACGGTCCTCTTGGTTTTCTTGGCTTCGATTTCTGCAGGAAATTTTGCAGTGTCATTAGTGCTGGTTGTGTTGCTGGCATTTGCGTCGGGTTATTTGATTGTTCTTGATACGGTGCTGGCAGATTTAGGTGTGGTTGCGATCACAACATTTGTGGTTTTTGGGGCGCATCCTATGGAACCCGCGCAGGCTTTTCACCTCAGTCTGTTTGCACTGTTGGGCGCAGGAATTCAAGCACTGTTAGCCTTGATGTTGTGGCCTCTGCGCCGTTATCGTCCCGAGCGTCGGGCTTTGGCGAAATTCTTTGTCGATCTTTCGGGACTTTGTGATTTGCAGTTTAAGCCCGAAGAAGTTCCTGGTGGAAGTGCACAGAGTACCCATACACAGATTAACTTAGGCGCCATTTCACAAGACTCCCGACCCGAGGGCCGTCGCTATCGCTCTTTACTGACACAAGGAGAACGTTTGCGTTTAGGAATTTTATCTTTGGGGCGGTTAAAGAATCGTATCGAGCGTGAAAACCCCGGCAACCCATCGATTGATATCATCGCCGATTTTTTGGCGATGGAAAAAATCCTGCTGCAAAAAGTTTCAATCATCATCGCACAGGAAGACCAAGTGCAACAGGCCCGTGACTATTTGAAAGCACTGGACAGCGACACAGCAAAAGTTCGCGATAACGATTACAGCAATCAATCAGTCTTTATGAAAGCTGTGCTCAGCGATGCTCTTCGTCAGATGGAATCTATTGTCGGGCAATCGCGTGCGGTGATTGAACTTGCAGCTCGCACCACCGAAGCAGGGATGATTGAATCTCATCGCAGTGAAAACGCACGTCCATGGCGCTTTCGTTTTCGTGGGGTGTGGGCCACATTGAGAGCGAATTTTACTTTTCAGTCGCCGGGATTTCGGCATGCTTTGCGCTTGTCGATCTGTATTGCGATCGGTGAATTGATCAGCCATCAAATTGCGTTGGATCGCAGTTATTGGGTCCCGATGACAGTTGCCATAGTTTTAAAGTCCGATTATGCGTCGACTTTTAATCGCGGGCTTTTACGGATCGGTGGCACGATCTTGGGATTACTGCTTGCGACGGCTTTGTTTCACGTCATGCCCGAGGGGCACTTCTGGGCCATTGCTTTGATGGTGATCTTTGCTTTTCTGATGAGATGGGTGGGGCAGGGCAACTATGGAATCTTTGCGGTTTCGGTGAGTGCCTTAGTTGTTATTTTGGTTGCGATGACGGGAGTTCCTCCAAAGGATGTGATTTGGGCGCGGGGAGTGAACACTTGTTTGGGCGGAGCATTGGCGATGTTCGCTTACTTGTTGTGGCCGACTTGGGAAAAAACGCAGCTTTCAGATGTGGTTGCAAGAATGCTTGATACCTATCGCCGATCTTTTCATGCGATAGCGACGTTGAGTTATGGAGGACCCGCCGTCAGCCCTTACGAGCGAGATCACCTTCGTCAACAATCACGGGTGGCGCGCGCCAATTACCTGGCATCACAAGAGCGCTATTTACGCGAACGTGGATCGACTTCCGTAGATCGCGAATTCTTGGCAGGTGTGACGGTTTCGGGGAATCGCTTTGCTCACGCCCTTGTGGCACTGGAGTCAGCCTCGCCATTTGCTTTGGATACAGAACAACAAAAGATATTTAAAAGCTACGCCGATAAAGTCGAAGTGACTTTAGAAAATTTATCCCGCGCACTGCATGGAGCTGATGTTCCCAATAATGAATTCCCAGATCTGCGCGCGGCTTTCGTAGAGTTAGAAAAAATGAGAGGAGAGCATGATCGCTATAGTCTGTTCTTTGACGAAACCGATCGTATGACAAACAGTCTCAACACCTTGTGCGAGTTCATTCTTAAAAGGCTTCAACAGAATCGTCTGGAGAATAAATAG
- the folE gene encoding GTP cyclohydrolase I FolE — protein sequence MGKAKPKKVTKKNPGKHSKKRVVDSELEQILSTKDILDNVRPTPMINNGLSNEQKIEKITEKFTEILEVLGLDLNDDSLADTPKRVAKMYVNEVFGGLDPHKFPKMTVIDNKMNYDQMIVVQNIECLSFCEHHLLPIDGFATVAYIPYKKVIGLSKINRVVQYFARRPQVQERLTKQIADCLQYVLDTEHVAVHINAKHYCVMMRGIEDTHSTTATSDVRGHFKTLPETREEFLHHCRIK from the coding sequence ATGGGCAAAGCTAAACCTAAAAAAGTCACAAAAAAGAATCCAGGTAAGCACTCTAAAAAAAGAGTGGTGGATTCTGAGCTCGAGCAGATTTTAAGCACTAAGGACATTTTAGATAATGTTCGTCCAACACCCATGATCAATAACGGTCTTAGCAATGAGCAAAAGATCGAAAAGATCACAGAAAAATTCACTGAAATTTTAGAAGTCTTGGGACTTGATTTGAATGACGACAGCTTGGCAGATACACCAAAACGCGTGGCTAAGATGTATGTGAATGAAGTGTTCGGGGGCCTAGATCCGCACAAGTTTCCTAAGATGACGGTGATCGATAACAAGATGAACTACGACCAGATGATTGTTGTTCAAAATATCGAATGCTTGTCATTCTGTGAACACCACTTGTTGCCAATTGATGGCTTTGCAACGGTTGCCTACATCCCTTACAAAAAGGTGATTGGTCTTTCAAAGATCAATCGCGTCGTTCAATACTTTGCTCGTCGTCCGCAAGTGCAAGAGCGCCTGACGAAGCAAATTGCTGATTGCTTGCAGTATGTTTTGGATACGGAACACGTCGCAGTTCATATCAACGCAAAACATTACTGCGTGATGATGAGAGGTATCGAGGACACGCACAGCACGACGGCAACTTCGGACGTTCGTGGGCATTTTAAAACGCTGCCTGAAACTCGCGAAGAGTTCTTGCATCACTGCCGTATTAAGTAG